One Microtus pennsylvanicus isolate mMicPen1 chromosome 3, mMicPen1.hap1, whole genome shotgun sequence DNA window includes the following coding sequences:
- the LOC142845806 gene encoding glutathione S-transferase A2-like isoform X1 produces the protein MAGKPVLHYWNARGRMECIRWLLAAAGVEFEEKFIEAPADMEKLIKDGSLMFQQVPMVEIDGMKLVQTRAILNYIATKYDLYGKDAKERALIDMYTEGILDLTEMMLQVVICPPDQREAKISLVKDKTKNRYLPAYEKVLKSHGQDYLVGNRLTRVDIHLLEVLLYVEELDSSLLAPFPLLKALKSRISSLPNVKKFLQPGSQRKPPHDIKKN, from the exons ATGGCTGGGAAGCCCGTGCTTCACTACTGGAATGCCAGGGGCAGGATGGAGTGCATCAGGTGGCTCCTGGCTGCAGCAGGGGTAGAG tttgaAGAGAAGTTTATAGAAGCCCCGGCAGACATGGAAAAGTTAATCAAAG ATGGGAGTTTGATGTTTCAGCAAGTGCCCATGGTGGAGATTGACGGGATGAAGCTGGTACAGACCAGAGCGATTCTCAACTACATTGCCACCAAATACGACCTCTATGGGAAGGATGCGAAGGAGAGAGCCCT GATCGACATGTATACAGAGGGTATTCTAGATCTCACTGAAATGATGCTGCAAGTGGTCATATGTCCACCAGACCAAAGAGAAGCCAAGATCTCCTTGGTAAAAGACAAGACCAAAAACCGGTACTTGCCTGCCTATGAAAAA GTCTTGAAGAGCCATGGACAAGACTACCTTGTTGGCAACAGGCTGACCAGGGTGGACATTCACCTGCTGGAAGTTCTCCTCTATGTTGAAGAGCTTGACTCCAGCCTTCTGGCCCCTTTCCCCCTGCTGAAG GCCCTGAAGAGCAGAATCAGCAGCCTGCCCAATGTGAAGAAGTTCCTGCAGCCTGGCAGCCAGAGAAAACCTCCGcatgatattaaaaaaaattga
- the LOC142845806 gene encoding glutathione S-transferase A2-like isoform X2, whose amino-acid sequence MFQQVPMVEIDGMKLVQTRAILNYIATKYDLYGKDAKERALIDMYTEGILDLTEMMLQVVICPPDQREAKISLVKDKTKNRYLPAYEKVLKSHGQDYLVGNRLTRVDIHLLEVLLYVEELDSSLLAPFPLLKALKSRISSLPNVKKFLQPGSQRKPPHDIKKN is encoded by the exons ATGTTTCAGCAAGTGCCCATGGTGGAGATTGACGGGATGAAGCTGGTACAGACCAGAGCGATTCTCAACTACATTGCCACCAAATACGACCTCTATGGGAAGGATGCGAAGGAGAGAGCCCT GATCGACATGTATACAGAGGGTATTCTAGATCTCACTGAAATGATGCTGCAAGTGGTCATATGTCCACCAGACCAAAGAGAAGCCAAGATCTCCTTGGTAAAAGACAAGACCAAAAACCGGTACTTGCCTGCCTATGAAAAA GTCTTGAAGAGCCATGGACAAGACTACCTTGTTGGCAACAGGCTGACCAGGGTGGACATTCACCTGCTGGAAGTTCTCCTCTATGTTGAAGAGCTTGACTCCAGCCTTCTGGCCCCTTTCCCCCTGCTGAAG GCCCTGAAGAGCAGAATCAGCAGCCTGCCCAATGTGAAGAAGTTCCTGCAGCCTGGCAGCCAGAGAAAACCTCCGcatgatattaaaaaaaattga